The following proteins are co-located in the Macadamia integrifolia cultivar HAES 741 chromosome 3, SCU_Mint_v3, whole genome shotgun sequence genome:
- the LOC122073052 gene encoding RING-H2 finger protein ATL46-like, which translates to MLERTKGWCFEPSPIHPKMSWIQSQIKGKDGPLTFPPGISPPLSSSSSSFPPPYNSDYQKESTPSSSAGRISPAVLFIIVILAVIFFISGLLHLLVRFLIKKPSPSSTSQSNRYPEMSGSDALQRQLQQLFHLHDSGLDQAFIDALPVFLYKEIMGLKEPFDCAVCLCEFSELDKLRLLPLCSHAFHINCIDTWLLSNSTCPLCRGTLFSPGLSIENPVFEFDNPREEDGLPSEREDRYPCGQKTGETEEIVGEKRVFPVRLGKFRNLNNGGGEGESSSSNLDARRCYSMGSFQYVVGDSHLQVALRHDRDGGGDVKMVKGRGHNGNSSVVGDIEGKKLSSRSKGESFSVSKIWLWSKKGKFPISSDSHMGVSSSSLNVGLPWPERTQGV; encoded by the coding sequence ATGTTGGAAAGGACAAAAGGATGGTGCTTTGAGCCTTCTCCTATTCATCCTAAGATGTCTTGGATTCAGTCTCAAATCAAGGGAAAAGATGGTCCTTTGACCTTTCCACCTGGtatttctcctcctctttcttcttcttcttcctcattccCACCTCCTTATAATAGTGATTATCAGAAGGAATCAACCCCATCATCATCTGCTGGAAGAATCAGTCCAGCGGTTCTTTTTATCATAGTTATTCTAGCCGTTATatttttcatctctggtctacTCCACCTGCTCGTTAGATTCCTCATAAAAAAACCATCTCCCTCGTCAACCTCCCAGTCAAACAGGTACCCGGAAATGTCGGGCTCAGATGCTCTGCAAAGGCAGTTACAACAGCTCTTCCATCTCCATGACTCGGGTCTAGATCAAGCTTTTATAGATGCTCTCCCTGTTTTCCTGTACAAAGAGATAATGGGCTTAAAAGAACCCTTTGATTGTGCTGTGTGCCTCTGTGAATTTTCAGAACTAGACAAGCTAAGGTTGCTTCCCTTGTGTAGTCACGCGTTTCACATCAACTGTATAGATACATGGCTGCTATCAAATTCGACATGTCCTCTTTGCAGAGGGACCCTCTTCAGCCCTGGCCTTTCAATTGAAAACCCAGTTTTTGAATTTGATAATCCAAGGGAGGAGGATGGGCTTCCCAGCGAAAGAGAGGATAGGTACCCTTGTGGACAGAAAACAGGAGAAACAGAGGAGATTGTTGGTGAAAAGAGGGTTTTTCCTGTGAGGCTTGGTAAGTTCAGAAATTTGaacaatggaggaggagaaggagagagcagTAGTAGTAATTTGGATGCCAGGAGATGTTATTCGATGGGTTCATTTCAGTATGTGGTTGGTGATTCCCATCTGCAAGTGGCCTTACGCCATGATAgagatggtggtggtgatgtGAAGATGGTGAAAGGGAGAGGACACAACGGGAATTCTTCAGTTGTTGGGGATATTGAGGGGAAGAAACTCAGTAGTAGAAGTAAAGGTGAGAGCTTCTCTGTTTCCAAGATCTGGCTTTGGTCCAAAAAGGGCAAATTCCCAATTTCTTCAGATTCTCATATGGGTGTTTCCTCTTCGTCTCTTAATGTTGGTTTGCCATGGCCTGAAAGAACTCAAGGTGTATGa